The proteins below are encoded in one region of Rubripirellula reticaptiva:
- a CDS encoding alpha-amylase, which yields MENNPVDAIDENGVMMQFFHWYIPADGELWSELRREIEWLAKLGVTAVWLPPTYKGDQGGTDVGYAVYDMYDLGEFDQKGSVRTKYGTKDQLVAAVSKCKDFGVQVYADVVFNHRIGGDEDETFRATPVSNDNRHEVIGGPRDVRSFTKFTFPGRGGTHSEFQWNHQHFTAVDIDMNDRDYQAVFLIEGKTFDEAVDMEKGCFDYLMGCDVDVKHPDVQQELKDWGTWYLNEVGLDGVRFDAVKHIEAGFFPEWLKHVRDHAGRDIFAVGEYWSYDLGALKHFLHLTGGMVTLFDAPLHASFSRASKAEQDFDLRTIFDGSLVSQAPELAVTIVSNHDTQPLQALESVVEAWFKPLAYALILLRRDGYPCLFYADYYGASYTDKGRDGNEFTIKMTSHRFLIDQFLNVRRNFNHGQQFDYFDHPNTIGWTRSTPDGSLGMAVVLSNSEAGCKRMQLHMKNAKLRDVTGHVDDEVTTDGEGWGEFPCPARSLSLWVPAE from the coding sequence TTGGAAAACAATCCCGTCGATGCCATTGACGAAAATGGTGTGATGATGCAGTTCTTTCACTGGTACATCCCGGCCGATGGAGAACTTTGGAGCGAGTTGAGGAGGGAGATTGAGTGGCTCGCTAAGCTCGGCGTCACGGCTGTTTGGTTGCCGCCGACCTACAAGGGTGACCAAGGCGGAACCGACGTTGGCTATGCGGTTTACGACATGTACGATCTGGGCGAATTCGATCAGAAGGGTTCTGTTCGGACCAAGTATGGGACCAAAGATCAGTTGGTCGCTGCGGTCAGTAAGTGCAAGGATTTTGGTGTTCAGGTCTACGCGGATGTCGTGTTCAATCATCGTATTGGCGGCGACGAGGATGAAACGTTTCGAGCGACTCCCGTTAGCAACGACAACAGGCATGAAGTCATCGGCGGACCTCGCGACGTTCGTTCGTTCACCAAGTTCACGTTTCCGGGGCGTGGCGGTACGCATTCCGAATTTCAGTGGAATCACCAGCATTTCACGGCCGTCGATATCGACATGAACGATCGCGATTACCAGGCCGTCTTCCTGATCGAGGGAAAGACGTTCGATGAAGCCGTCGATATGGAGAAGGGCTGCTTTGATTACTTGATGGGCTGTGATGTCGACGTCAAACACCCAGACGTGCAGCAAGAACTCAAAGATTGGGGAACCTGGTATTTGAACGAAGTCGGGCTTGATGGCGTGCGCTTCGATGCCGTCAAACACATCGAAGCAGGCTTCTTTCCCGAATGGCTCAAGCATGTCCGTGATCACGCGGGCCGCGATATTTTTGCGGTCGGCGAATACTGGTCGTATGACCTCGGCGCGTTGAAGCATTTTCTGCATCTGACCGGTGGAATGGTGACGCTGTTTGATGCTCCGCTTCACGCGTCGTTTTCGCGGGCCAGCAAAGCAGAACAGGATTTCGATCTTCGAACGATCTTCGATGGTTCGTTGGTCAGCCAAGCCCCCGAACTTGCGGTCACGATCGTTTCCAATCACGACACGCAACCGCTTCAGGCACTTGAATCGGTTGTCGAGGCTTGGTTCAAACCGCTCGCGTACGCATTGATCTTGTTGCGCCGCGATGGTTATCCGTGTCTGTTCTATGCCGACTACTACGGCGCGAGCTACACCGATAAAGGTCGCGACGGAAATGAGTTCACGATCAAGATGACCAGTCATCGGTTCTTGATCGACCAATTCCTGAACGTGCGTCGCAATTTCAATCACGGCCAACAGTTCGACTACTTTGATCATCCCAACACCATTGGATGGACAAGATCGACGCCGGACGGATCCCTTGGCATGGCGGTTGTGTTGTCGAACTCCGAAGCCGGATGCAAACGGATGCAGTTGCATATGAAGAACGCGAAGCTACGCGATGTTACGGGTCACGTGGATGACGAAGTCACGACGGACGGCGAAGGTTGGGGCGAATTCCCGTGCCCCGCACGCTCGTTGTCGCTCTGGGTGCCGGCGGAGTAG
- a CDS encoding DUF1990 family protein gives MTEDHEQLSRLLERVATNDELDSLQLPAEGVGEVIHREYRIRFRCDRSAVDLLDNLKAHPGRYCDPRLAKFEKTRGEKSAMQVGDRFHISISGPWDGPVQVIAIENQSYIFATMKDHLEAGFIRFSVGESDGITEFAVESWAASAGPIVWLSYTGFGIAQKMQTKMWRHYCLKVAEVASGDVEGPLVINTVTLENFSTGDVNEE, from the coding sequence ATGACAGAAGATCATGAGCAGCTTTCGCGTCTGCTTGAACGGGTTGCGACCAATGACGAACTCGATTCACTGCAACTGCCAGCCGAAGGTGTTGGAGAGGTCATTCATCGCGAGTACCGGATTCGGTTCCGTTGCGACAGGAGTGCGGTTGACTTGCTCGACAACTTGAAGGCGCATCCCGGACGCTATTGCGATCCGCGATTGGCGAAGTTTGAAAAAACTCGCGGCGAAAAATCGGCGATGCAGGTCGGCGACCGGTTCCACATTTCGATCTCCGGCCCTTGGGATGGACCCGTGCAGGTCATCGCGATCGAAAATCAGTCATATATCTTCGCCACGATGAAAGATCACTTGGAGGCCGGGTTCATTCGCTTTTCAGTTGGTGAAAGCGATGGGATCACTGAGTTTGCAGTAGAGTCATGGGCGGCGTCCGCAGGTCCGATCGTTTGGCTCAGCTATACCGGATTCGGGATTGCTCAAAAGATGCAAACGAAAATGTGGCGGCACTATTGCCTGAAAGTAGCCGAGGTTGCCAGCGGAGATGTCGAAGGACCGCTGGTCATCAACACCGTCACACTCGAGAACTTCTCAACAGGCGACGTGAATGAAGAGTGA
- a CDS encoding DUF1990 family protein — protein MKSEPWWTEQLTQLHALSYNYDASEYVAGEPGWSVDHYECNVPSELPGPPQPDGSFETAKRILIAYKFPDPGRIVGYYDETADLAGRTMLLEAKFLWMRFIFGVRVSNVIDEESPNGSGELVTRYGYAYRTLEGHWEIGEMTYVVEKCATTGEVRILIDAYSKFDRIPNWFHRLGFKLLGRSVQKQFAKSCLQRLREMVVAELDSSP, from the coding sequence ATGAAGAGTGAGCCATGGTGGACAGAGCAGTTAACGCAGCTCCATGCTTTGTCGTACAACTACGACGCCAGCGAGTACGTCGCGGGTGAGCCCGGATGGAGTGTCGATCATTACGAATGCAACGTTCCCAGCGAGTTGCCTGGTCCGCCACAGCCGGATGGATCTTTTGAAACCGCCAAGCGAATTCTGATTGCGTACAAATTCCCCGATCCCGGACGCATTGTTGGTTACTACGATGAAACCGCGGATCTGGCCGGGCGCACGATGCTACTGGAAGCCAAGTTCTTGTGGATGCGTTTTATATTCGGTGTTCGTGTCTCAAATGTGATCGACGAGGAAAGTCCAAATGGTAGCGGCGAGCTGGTCACCCGTTACGGATACGCCTACCGCACGCTCGAAGGCCACTGGGAAATCGGTGAGATGACTTACGTGGTCGAAAAGTGTGCCACCACGGGCGAGGTACGGATTCTGATTGATGCGTATTCCAAGTTCGATCGTATTCCTAATTGGTTTCACCGCCTTGGTTTTAAACTGCTCGGTCGTTCCGTCCAGAAGCAGTTTGCGAAAAGCTGCCTGCAACGTTTGCGTGAGATGGTCGTCGCCGAACTAGATTCATCCCCGTAA
- a CDS encoding putative zinc-binding metallopeptidase — protein sequence MNVYLDIMAIATTANAHGRICIDLSTDNEASNLVATVLQIVVEVSEYNFDLGLQPLLPERLLPPVIDKLAYVHSLRHSRFVSTLG from the coding sequence ATCAACGTCTATTTAGACATCATGGCAATTGCGACAACCGCAAACGCCCATGGCCGAATATGCATCGACCTTTCAACCGACAACGAGGCGTCCAACTTGGTTGCGACTGTCCTGCAAATCGTTGTCGAGGTGAGCGAGTACAACTTCGATCTCGGTTTGCAGCCTCTCCTGCCCGAACGTCTGTTACCGCCCGTGATCGACAAACTTGCTTACGTTCATTCACTAAGGCACTCGCGTTTCGTAAGCACGTTGGGCTAG
- a CDS encoding RecQ family ATP-dependent DNA helicase produces the protein MSQVSQLRKRLEESFGYKRFRPGQSKACRAAIEGRDTLILMPTGSGKSICYQLPGIELDGVTVVVSPLISLAEDQAASLQENGIYAVILNSSKSKKQIASFREDLRTGKSEFVFTTPERLQQTDLCEQLAEAGVDLFVIDEAHCVSQWGHDFRSDYLCLHHARKRLGNPPILAMTATASARTVDEIVSCLQLNDPVTVFNSAYRSNLRLEVVSCEGEVQKDALLRGLLSDQSNLVANEPAIVYCSTVKEVDRLASEFADLAVPVLRYHGRMRKQERLDSQNSFMDGSPAVMFATNAFGLGIDKPNIRRVIHYNVPASIEAYYQEVGRAGRDGKHAHCTLLFDANDLRVLKMFAGGHLDSSQLATAHHCLCQGVERWGSDDGTVSLNEIKKISALGRQTLQNCLQQLASRGLVAPAGRGRWRLLVREVDHDITDRIADEARQRAEDRQIALRQMVQFAEQHSCRWSLILNHFDDQGTSDISDCCCNVCEPSTRAQKSVTEPTAVEELTLTR, from the coding sequence ATGAGCCAAGTTTCTCAACTTCGCAAACGACTGGAGGAATCGTTCGGCTACAAGCGATTCCGTCCGGGTCAATCGAAAGCATGTCGCGCCGCCATCGAGGGCCGTGACACGTTAATTTTGATGCCCACGGGTTCAGGCAAAAGCATTTGCTATCAGTTGCCGGGAATTGAACTGGATGGGGTAACGGTCGTGGTCAGTCCGCTGATCTCGTTGGCGGAAGATCAGGCTGCGAGTCTCCAAGAGAACGGCATATATGCGGTCATCTTAAACAGCAGCAAATCCAAGAAGCAAATTGCATCGTTTCGCGAAGACTTGCGGACTGGCAAGTCCGAGTTTGTATTCACGACGCCCGAGCGACTACAGCAAACGGATTTGTGCGAGCAGCTTGCTGAGGCTGGTGTGGACTTGTTCGTTATCGACGAGGCGCACTGCGTCAGTCAGTGGGGACACGATTTTCGGTCCGACTATCTATGTCTGCACCACGCTCGCAAACGTCTCGGCAATCCGCCGATCTTGGCGATGACCGCGACCGCATCTGCTCGCACCGTTGATGAGATCGTTTCGTGTTTACAACTGAACGATCCGGTCACAGTGTTCAACTCCGCCTACCGATCGAATCTCAGACTTGAAGTCGTTTCGTGCGAAGGGGAAGTTCAAAAGGATGCGTTGTTGCGGGGGTTGCTGTCGGATCAGAGCAATTTGGTTGCTAATGAGCCAGCGATCGTCTATTGCAGCACGGTGAAGGAGGTCGACCGACTCGCGAGCGAATTCGCAGACTTAGCCGTGCCTGTGCTTCGTTACCACGGAAGGATGAGGAAGCAAGAGCGACTTGATTCGCAGAACTCGTTCATGGACGGATCGCCGGCGGTCATGTTTGCAACCAATGCGTTTGGTTTGGGCATCGACAAACCCAACATTCGTCGAGTGATTCACTACAACGTGCCCGCCTCGATCGAAGCATACTATCAGGAAGTCGGGCGGGCAGGACGTGACGGCAAACACGCTCATTGCACATTGCTGTTTGATGCCAACGACCTGCGTGTCTTGAAAATGTTCGCGGGCGGACATCTTGATTCGTCACAGCTCGCGACGGCTCATCACTGCTTATGTCAGGGGGTGGAGCGATGGGGTTCCGACGACGGCACCGTTTCCCTCAACGAAATAAAGAAGATCAGTGCTCTGGGCCGACAAACACTGCAAAACTGCCTGCAGCAGTTAGCTTCTCGCGGCTTGGTTGCACCAGCCGGCCGCGGTCGATGGCGTCTGCTCGTTAGAGAAGTCGACCACGACATCACCGATCGGATTGCGGACGAGGCACGACAACGAGCCGAAGACCGCCAGATCGCGTTGCGGCAAATGGTGCAATTCGCAGAGCAGCATTCGTGTCGCTGGTCCTTGATCTTGAATCACTTTGACGACCAGGGCACGTCAGACATCTCCGATTGCTGCTGTAACGTTTGCGAACCGTCGACTCGGGCCCAGAAGTCAGTGACCGAACCGACAGCAGTTGAGGAATTGACGTTAACCCGGTGA
- a CDS encoding MOSC domain-containing protein, whose amino-acid sequence MKLLQIIISPGHDYWVPKGGPAHQHGTQSPSEVDCVAGFGLVGDRYFHGKPNRKGQVTFFDYDVLQQIREQFDLPQLPASLLRRNLVVVGADLSTLLGQQFELQGVQFEGRQECRPCGWMDRMIAPGAKSFMSQGFRGGLRARVLTNGKLQVG is encoded by the coding sequence GCTCCAAATCATCATTTCGCCGGGCCATGATTACTGGGTTCCCAAAGGCGGACCGGCCCACCAGCACGGGACGCAAAGCCCTAGCGAAGTTGATTGCGTCGCGGGTTTTGGATTGGTTGGTGATCGCTACTTTCACGGCAAGCCGAATCGCAAAGGCCAAGTCACCTTCTTCGACTACGATGTTCTGCAGCAAATCCGCGAGCAGTTCGACTTGCCTCAGTTACCCGCATCGCTGCTTCGTCGCAACCTCGTTGTCGTGGGGGCTGATCTCTCCACTCTGTTGGGTCAGCAGTTCGAGTTGCAGGGCGTTCAGTTTGAGGGCCGGCAAGAATGCCGACCATGCGGCTGGATGGATCGCATGATCGCGCCTGGTGCCAAATCGTTCATGAGCCAAGGGTTCCGTGGCGGTTTGCGAGCCAGAGTTCTTACCAACGGCAAGCTGCAAGTTGGCTGA